CTGCTACCGTAACCACAACTATCAAAATCAGCCCACCACAACTCAACAAAATcaacccacacacacacacacacacacaaattttaGCATTTCTGTCAATACAGTGCCAATAGTGGAATTGTAATATAGcaaaatttatttagtatttgAAACATTTGATATTGGTGTGTTTTTggtgtgctaaatgctaaaattttagcatttagcacatctgatgctaatgctcttaacACTCTATTCCTCTAAAGGCTTTAAGCTAAATCTAATTACGCTAATCAATCACTTTTGAGTCTCAAGACTCTTCATAGATAAATCACAGTTATATGCATAGTTGTAAGTATCGTACGATACATATCGTATCGTGTATAAAAAAGTTTTGTATCATAAGGGCGTATCAAAAGTTCTCTTAAATAATACGATACATAGGTGCATATATTctgaatttataatgaatatacattttatatttgtatatctatatttttttttaaattttattaggtGTACAATAtgatacaaaatacaaaaaaatcaaaaattgattCATAATACGATTCACGTTTTGACAACTATGGTTATATGTATTAGAATGTCCTTTCCTTTGAgaaagtaaaattatttttgccataAGACAATTCCATTTAATTATTACATTTCTTTTATACTAGATCAAAGTTAAACCCCATGATCGTAAGGAAATGCAGTGGAATCCAACCATTCATCACCTTTGATGAACTCTAACACCGTGAAATTATACGTAGCATCAACATCCATTTTGTGATACCCTTTCCATTTAACTCTATCATCAGTTGATGAGCTAGGCCCACCATTGTCGTGCTCCTCGTAGtgcaaatattttaattcttgatcatcattatcatcagaCCATTGTGTCCACCCAGCTAGGTTAATGAAGGAGCCAATGTGGGAATTTAGATAGATTAGTCGAGAGTACACCCTCCATGGCCTTCCTAGGTAGCTTTTCACACTGCTAGAATTAGAGTACAAATCATTTGTAGAAAGAATTGAACAATTCTGGATGGAAATTCCAGTGTGCTCATCTGGGCTATCACGAGACTATGCTGTGATAACTGTGAATTGGCCAGGCATTGGCATTCTAGACCAAATATTACATCATTGAAATATCACTGCTGCATTCCCAAGTATGAAATCTATAGTCCCCAATATGTCACACTCTCGGTAGAATTGTCGAAAGGAATGGACATATAATGTATCCTAGTAACCATTAATATGACACTTGTACAAAGCTGCAAAGTTCGCATTTACTCTCAAGGAAACTGCTTGATGTTTCTTTGCTCCAGCCCTATTCTCAATACATATGTCTCGTGCCAAAAAGCCATCACCAGACACTGCTGAAATCCAATTTAATTCAATTTGAACACGAAAATAAATCAATACatgttaaataaatataatacataTTGAGTGTCAATGGCAAAAGATAGATAAAACAATagacataataattttttttaacatatttcaacttaataatatatgaaatcataactcatcaaatttttaaatcctaaaaattatatatgatttgttaggttctaggaccttagggactaatgtaatagaatttcaatatgtattgtgttggcaaaccatgatcaaaacatggagtctaggtttaggcttgctcaaattATGTTTAACTGTAAAATTGGAATCCAGTGATTGTAGGatttattggacaaaatctgcaaggctcgatcgatcgaaaatcagACTCAATCGATTGAACCAcatgcaaatttat
This portion of the Castanea sativa cultivar Marrone di Chiusa Pesio chromosome 7, ASM4071231v1 genome encodes:
- the LOC142643199 gene encoding putative pectinesterase/pectinesterase inhibitor 12, which translates into the protein MRTLQLCTSVILMVTRIHYMSIPFDNSTESSRDSPDEHTGISIQNCSILSTNDLYSNSSSVKSYLGRPWRVYSRLIYLNSHIGSFINLAGWTQWSDDNDDQELKYLHYEEHDNGGPSSSTDDRVKWKGYHKMDVDATYNFTVLEFIKGDEWLDSTAFPYDHGV